A section of the Salvelinus alpinus chromosome 36, SLU_Salpinus.1, whole genome shotgun sequence genome encodes:
- the LOC139565106 gene encoding nucleolar protein 12-like, giving the protein MKNMKNWNKKEKGKHDKFKPGSKKREKCVVMFNDNERQEYLTGFHKRKVERRKAAVVEIQTKIKEEQKRVKEERHKEYLKLLQERKEALDEDDDEEDELEDVITGTTESVQYDHPNHTVTVTTISDLDLTGASLFAPATNQVTEDGEEGEEVEEQEKMSAMPKKSGNPILNKKICSLNASLHAHQMQRKGSRKGKQEGKGRGRPTDKKPGATDKKGRLEKNRVGRTSKKQRRRLTGKRVHHKD; this is encoded by the exons ATGAAAAACATGAAGAACTGGAACAAAAAGGAAAAGGGGAAGCATGATAAATTTAAACCTGGATCTAAGAAAAGAGAGAAATGTGTGGTCATGTTCAACGATAACGAGCGACA GGAGTATCTGACAGGATTCCACAAGAGAaaggtggagaggaggaaagcgGCAGTGGTGGAAATCCAGACCAAGATAAAGGAGGAGCAGAAGAGAGTCAAAGAAGAG AGACACAAGGAGTATTTGAAGTTGCTGCAGGAAAGAAAAGAGGCTCTCG atgaggatgatgatgaagaaGATGAATTGGAGGATGTGATAACGGGCACAACCGAGTCTGTACAGTACGATCACCCCAACCATACTGTTACCGTAACAACCATCAGTGACCTTGACCTCACGGGGGCCAGCCTCTTTGCTCCAGCAACCAATCAG GTTACTGAGGacggtgaggagggggaggaggtggaggagcaggAGAAAATGAGTGCTATGCCAAAGAAATCTGGGAATCCCATCCTCAATAAAAA AATCTGCTCGCTGAACGCCTCGCTCCACGCTCACCAGATGCAGCGGAAGGGAAGCAGGAAAGGGAAGCAGGAAGGCAAAGGACGAGGCCGGCCAACAGACAAGAAGCCAGGTGCCACAGACAAGAAGGGCAGACTTGAAAAGAACAGAGTTGGGAGGACCAGCAAGAAGCAAAGACGCAGACTGACTGGGAAGAGGGTACATCACAAGGACTGA